One part of the Mya arenaria isolate MELC-2E11 chromosome 3, ASM2691426v1 genome encodes these proteins:
- the LOC128225830 gene encoding uncharacterized protein LOC128225830, with translation MRCIILCSPVGRYVYILYKKVKMIRDRGVFWTDCWECLNIIFTWFRLIKCVKFLRDCLKFKNKPEYQYRRLSSIKIDRDETGETVHRLREEIEHKDNKIHELQEQNRKTALDKRHAEVEKQEALTRLSELMSVKLRDNNPNIADLNDPFRPTKLAEMFSELYDNEWTALYTVLEDSSKFKDRHMINFLLDVFMVSFTFCKTELEANWQLVSKWYLDDNVPNNQAVKKTLKDRRKLFVPRVLPEMENKLYTLLCGLCKLESLQFVLSSCQMKEYVATCVKLSLLMNANDPPVAIECPGWVPCISQKESIYQPKHEEESDLLTHEGNAQIPTNVDGDGSNQTYTSDLKERRTFNKELFKEYTVRGKYVEFFVWPVMYLHENGPVLAKGIAQGAEDKVISDDDHRWVWW, from the exons ACTGCTGGGAGTGcctgaatatcatttttaccTGGTTCCGATTGATCAAGTGTGTCAAGTTTCTcag agattgtttgaaattcaaaaacaaacccGAGTACCAATATAGACGATTAAGCAGTATTAAGATTGACCGAGATGAAACAGGCGAAACAGTGCATCGGTTGCGTGAAGAAATAGAACATAAAGACAACAAGATACATGAACTACAAGAACAAAATCGAAAAACTGCACTGGACAAACGTCATGCAGAGGTGGAAAAACAAGAAGCTTTAACAAG ATTGAGCGAGTTAATGTCCGTAAAACTGCGAGACAACAATCCGAATATCGCGGACCTAAACGATCCGTTCAGACCAACGAAGTTGGCTGAGATGTTTAGTGAATTGTACGACAACGAATGGACAGCTCTTTACACAGTATTAGAAGATAGTTCGAAGTTCAAAGACAGACACATGATTAACTTCTTGCTCGATGTTTTCATG GTATCATTCACATTTTGCAAAACGGAGCTTGAAGCTAACTGGCAGTTAGTTTCCAAATGGTATTTGGACGAT AATGTACCTAACAACCAAGCTGTGAAGAAGACGTTAAAAGATAGGAGGAAGTTATTCGTTCCACGTGTTCTTCCGGAAATGGAAAAT aaattGTATACCTTACTCTGTGGTTTGTGCAAACTCGAAAGCCTTCAGTTTGTTTTGTCGAGTTGTCAAATGAAAGAATACGTGGCAACTTGCGTGAAATTGAGTTTGCTGATGAACGCGAACGATCCACCGGTGGCCATTGAATGTCCGGGCTGGGTTCCATGCATATCGCAGAAAGAGTCAATCTATCAGCCGAAACATGAAGAAGAATCCGATTTACTCACACATGAGGGGAATGCACAAATTCCCACCAACGTTGATGGTGATGGCAGCAACCAGACTTATACATCGGATCTTAAAGAGAGACGGACGTTTAACAAAGAACTCTTTAAAGAATACACTGTGAGAGGGAAATACGTCGAGTTTTTCGTGTGGCCAGTGATGTATCTGCACGAGAACGGACCGGTGTTGGCCAAGGGCATTGCTCAAGGTGCCGAAGACAAAGTGATATCAGATGATGACCACCGATGGGTGTGGTGGTAG